One window from the genome of Corvus moneduloides isolate bCorMon1 chromosome 9, bCorMon1.pri, whole genome shotgun sequence encodes:
- the LOC116448299 gene encoding vitamin D3 hydroxylase-associated protein, translating into MTQERLWQVLDPSWADPRTLLALLCSSAAAVVLLKRLGWRQVQQKMDEARRSRDLALERMEKAARRLKQENSDTQTSHILSLTMVELVEKLKAGSLSPESVLYSYMDKALEVNREVNCVTDFIHGCEGQLQELKKQKEKGLLYGIPISIKDHINCKGHISSGGMVKFLGQVKEEDSVIVQVLKHQGAIPFVKTNIPQTMINYDCSNLIFGQTLNPLNHQKSPGGSSGGEGALIAGGGSILGIGSDVAGSIRLPSSFCGLCGLKPTGNRISKQGAVSPLIGMQSVTAMLGPMARDVDSLALCMKALLCQQMFQLDPTVPPIPFDEEVYTSSKPLHIGYYEEDGYFQPSPSMKRAVQHTRKLLQDAGHTLIPFAPPKIDYVVDELFTRGIFSDGAAHLVDCFKGDIVDPSLKSQFNTYRLPALVKRTLAIILKPIYPRIARDLSALCGVGSAKNLWDQHGAVGAYRTEFIAKWRELRLDVILCPVLGPAFNHGYAGKLFAATSYTNLYNVLNFPAGVVPVSTVTRADEEELKHYRGHYGDPWDKRLKEAVEGAVGLPVAVQCVALPWQEELCLRFMKEVETLAHGTKRNV; encoded by the exons ATGACCCAAGAGCGACTGTGGCAGGTCCTGGATCCATCCTGGGCAGACCCTCGCACCctcttggctctgctctgcagctcagctgcagctgtggtgctTCTGAAACggctgggatggaggcaggTCCAGCAGAAGATGGATGAGGCAAGGAGGTCTCGGGATCTGGCCCTGGAGAGGATGGAGAAGGCAGCTCGCAGGCTTAAGCAAGAG AACTCAGACACCCAGACCTCACACATCCTCTCACTGACAATGGTGGAGCTGGTAGAGAAGCTGAAGGcggggtccctgtccccagaaAGTGTCCTCTACTCCTACATGGACAAA GCTTTGGAGGTGAATCGGGAGGTGAACTGCGTGACAGACTTCATTCATGGATGTGAGGGTCAGCTCCAGGAACTGAAGAAGCAAAAGGAGAAGGGGCTGCTTTATGGCATTCCCATCAGCATCAAGGACCACATTAACTGCAAG ggccacatctcCTCCGGAGGGATGGTCAAATTTCTGGGCCAAGTGAAGGAAGAAGACAGCGTCATTGTCCAGGTTCTAAAGCACCAGGGGGCAATCCCCTTTGTGAAAACCAACATCCCGCAGACCATGATAAA CTATGACTGCAGCAACCTCATCTTTGGCCAGACCTTGAACCCCCTCAACCACCAGAAGAGCCCCGGGGGCTCCTCGGGTGGGGAGGGAGCTCTGATTGCAGGGGGAGGCTCCATCCTGGGCATCGGCTCGGATGTGGCCGGCAGCATCCGCCTGCCCTCCAGCTTCTGTGGGCTCTGTGGCCTCAAACCCACAGGCAACAGGATCAG CAAACAGGGAGCTGTTTCTCCTCTCATAGGAATGCAGTCAG TGACGGCGATGCTGGGGCCCATGGCGAGGGACGTGGACAGCCTGGCCCTGTGCATGAAGGcgctgctctgccagcagatGTTCCAGCTGGACCCCACCGTGCCCCCCATCCCCTTTGATGAGGAG GTTTACACCAGCTCAAAGCCTCTTCACATCGGGTACTACGAAGAAGATGGTTACTTCCAGCCCTCGCCCAGCATGAAACGGGCTGTCCAGCACACAAGGAAGCTCCTCCAGGATGCAGGGCACACG CTCATTCCCTTTGCCCCGCCCAAGATCGACTACGTGGTGGATGAGCTGTTCACCAGAGGGATTTTCTCGGATGGGGCCGCCCACCTGGTGGACTGCTT CAAAGGAGACATCGTGGATCCCAGCCTGAAATCCCAGTTCAACACCTACAGGCTTCCTGCTCTGGTGAAAAGGACCTTGGCTATTATTTTGAAGCCCATA TACCCACGAATTGCCCGGGACCTCAGCGCTCTCTGTGGAGTGGG ATCTGCCAAAAACCTCTGGGATCAGCATGGAGCAGTGGGG GCTTACCGCACCGAATTCATTGCCAAATGGAGGGAGCTAAGGCTGGATGTGATCCTTTGTCCCGTGCTGGGACCAGCCTTCAACCATGGCTACGCTGGGAAGCTCTTTG CTGCGACCTCCTACACCAATTTGTACAACGTGTTAAACTTCCCTGCTGGGGTGGTGCCGGTCAGCACTGTCACGAGAGCCGACGAAGAAGAACTGAAGCATTACCGAGGGCACTACGGAGACCCTTGGGACAAGAGGCTGAAAGAG GCTGTGGAAGGAGCCGTGGGGCTGCCCGTGGCCGTGCAGTGCgtggctctgccctggcaggaggagctgtgcctgcGCTTCATGAAGGAGGTCGAGACTCTTGCCCACGGCACGAAGAGAAATGTGTGA
- the LOC116448253 gene encoding vitamin D3 hydroxylase-associated protein-like yields MVQQLLRQLLPERKVDTSAALALLGGSVAALVLWKWLGKKMIQKKMEEARRTRDEGMKKMAKAVQQFREQVPSVQTDAILSLPLLELTGRLREGSLSPRTVLYTYLEKALEVTQQTNCLRHFIPECEEQLQEIQRHKEKGLLYGIPVSIKDHIGHKGHLATCGLVQCLGTLMEEDSVLVKVLKRQGAIPFAMTNVPQSLFSYDCSNPIFGQTLNPLNHQKSPGGSSGGEGALIAGGGSILGIGSDVGGSIRLPSSFCGLCGLKPTAERLSLSGVTGPINGILAVPCALGPMARDVDSLALCMKALLCQEMFQLDPSVPPIPFNEEVYSSSTPLRVGYYDTDGYFPLPPCMRRAVKETRHALQAAGHQLVPFSPPRIPYVMTELFFKTFFADGGRAWLDVFTGDIVDPGLKPQVNSCKMPRLVKKLLALLLKPLFPRLAAYLSALAGMRSVKEMWNHHHQIQVYRSQFIARWKELQLDVVLCPVLGPAFTTGYPGKLLTAISSTMLYNVLNFPAGVVPVSTVTEADEEELKLYQGCCDDPWDRTLKQAVSGAVGLPVAVQCVALPWQEELCLRFMKEVETLSRDKRVA; encoded by the exons ATggtccagcagctgctgagacaGCTCCTGCCAGAGAGGAAGGTGGACACTTCTGCTGCCCTCGCCCTGCTTGGCGGCTCCGTGGCAGCCCTGGTGCTCTGGAAATGGCTGGGCAAAAAGATGatccagaagaaaatggaagaggCTCGGAGGACCCGAGACGAGGGTATGAAGAAAATGGCAAAGGCTGTCCAGCAGTTCAGGGAGCAG GTCCCCAGTGTCCAGACAGATGccatcctgtccctgcccctgctggAACTCACTGGAAGACTCCGGGAAGGGTCTCTGTCCCCCAGGACTGTCCTCTACACCTACTTAGAGAAG GCCCTGGAAGTGACCCAGCAGACAAACTGCTTGCGACACTTTATCCCAGagtgtgaggagcagctccaggagataCAACGGCACAAGGAGAAAGGGCTGCTCTACGGCATCCCTGTCAGCATCAAGGATCACATCGGCCACAAG ggGCACTTGGCGACCTGTGGGCTTGTGCAGTGCCTGGGCACTCTGATGGAGGAAGACAGCGTCCTGGTCAAGGTCCTGAAGAGACAAGGGGCCATCCCATTTGCAATGACCAACGTGCCACAATCCCTCTTCAG ctaTGACTGCAGCAACCCCATCTTTGGCCAGACCTTGAACCCCCTCAACCACCAGAAGAGCCCCGGGGGCTCCTCGGGTGGGGAGGGAGCTCTGATTGCGGGGGGAGGCTCCATCCTGGGCATCGGCTCCGACGTCGGCGGCAGCATCCGCCTGCCCTCCAGCTTCTGCGGGCTCTGTGGCCTCAAACCCACGGCTGAGAGGCTCAG cCTATCTGGAGTGACTGGCCCTATCAATGGCATCCTGGCAG TCCCTTGTGCACTGGGGCCCATGGCGAGGGACGTGGACAGCCTGGCCCTGTGCATGAAGgcgctgctgtgccaggagatgtTCCAGCTGGACCCCTCCGTGCCCCCCATCCCCTTCAATGAGGAG GTGTACTCCAGCTCCACTCCCCTGCGGGTCGGGTACTACGACACTGACGGCTACTTCCCGCTGCCCCCCTGCATGAGGAGGGCAGTGAAGGAAACCAGGcatgctctgcaggcagctgggcaCCAG CTGGtgcccttctctcctcctcGGATCCCCTATGTCATGACTGAACTGTTTTTTAAGACCTTTTTTGCTGATGGAGGCCGTGCCTGGTTGGACGTGTT CACAGGAGATATTGTTGATCCAGGCTTGAAACCACAGGTGAATTCCTGCAAGATGCCAAGGCTGGTGAAgaagctgctggctctgcttctTAAGCCTCTG TTTCCCCGCCTGGCTGCCTACCTGAGTGCCTTGGCAGGAATGAG GTCAGTGAAGGAGATGTGGAATCATCACCATCAAATACAG GTGTACCGCTCCCAGTTCATCGCCCGGTGGAAGGAACTCCAGCTGGACGTTGTGCTGTGCCCTGTCCTGGGGCCAGCCTTCACCACGGGATACCCTGGGAAACTCCTCA CTGCCATCTCCTCCACGATGCTGTACAACGTCTTGAACTTCCCCGCCGGGGTTGTTCCTGTCAGCACCGTGACAGAGGCTGATGAGGAAGAGCTAAAGCTTTACCAAGGATGCTGTGATGACCCCTGGGACCGGACACTGAAACAG GCTGTGtcaggagctgtggggctgcccGTGGCCGTGCAGTGCGTGGCCTTGCCgtggcaggaggagctgtgcctgcGCTTCATGAAGGAGGTGGAGACCCTCAGCCGTGACAAGAGAGTGGCATAG